The following proteins come from a genomic window of Syngnathus acus chromosome 15, fSynAcu1.2, whole genome shotgun sequence:
- the LOC119135239 gene encoding myelin and lymphocyte protein-like, whose product MAATTTQSMGSLPSGLAICVTVPDLFYLPELVTGGLVWILVASTHVEPPNPLGWVMFVSVFCFIMTLLWVIIFIAGCHKNSSAWVAADFAYHSLAALFYLSAGVNLAYITFVMKFGEFRIYRIDIAAVVFAFMATLLYFIHAVLSSLRWKHF is encoded by the exons ATGGCGGCGACCACTACCCAGTCCATGGGAAGTCTGCCAAGTGGACTAGCAATATGCGTGACCGTGCCGGATTTGTTCTACCTGCCTGAACTG GTGACGGGTGGGCTGGTGTGGATCCTGGTGGCCTCCACCCATGTGGAGCCCCCCAACCCTCTGGGATGGGTGATGTTCGTGTCTGTCTTCTGCTTCATCATGACGCTCCTTTGGGTGATCATCTTCATCGCCGGGTGTCACAAGAACAGCTCAGCGTGGGTCGCCGCT gatTTTGCCTATCACTCTTTGGCTGCGTTGTTCTACCTCAGTGCTGGGGTCAATTTAGCCTACATCACCTTCGTTATGAAATTTGGAGAGTTCAGAATCTACCGGATTGACATTGCTGCTGTG gTGTTTGCCTTCATGGCCACGCTGCTCTACTTCATTCACGCCGTCCTGTCGTCCCTACGATGGAAACACTtctaa